In one Geotoga petraea genomic region, the following are encoded:
- the flgI gene encoding flagellar basal body P-ring protein FlgI, which produces MKKKLIIIILMALSLTVLSVRLKDISNFRGARDNQLFGIGLVTGLDGTGDGGEVISEMLDNMINNLGINLTQQIESDNTAIVMVYADIPPFYKQGMRLDVNVAAIGDSDSLENGVLIQTPLYGADNRVYAVAQGNVLTGGANINNSSNLQDKYQVVGSIPEGAIIEREIPSNIIDEDSVTLNLKAPDFTTASRVAMAINNTLSRDISKAQDAASIKVEIPAMFKDDVISFLAMLEEIEVKPDQASKIIINQRTGTVVLGGNIEIEDFTVSYGNFVISVENGKIGEQKANIQNLIQALKAAGALPQDIISIIEAIEPHIYAEIVVM; this is translated from the coding sequence ATGAAGAAAAAATTGATTATTATAATTTTGATGGCTTTAAGTTTGACAGTTTTATCAGTTAGACTTAAAGATATTTCAAATTTCAGAGGTGCAAGAGATAACCAACTTTTTGGAATTGGTTTAGTAACTGGCTTAGATGGAACCGGGGACGGTGGAGAAGTTATTTCTGAAATGTTGGATAATATGATTAATAACTTGGGTATTAATTTAACTCAACAAATAGAATCAGATAATACGGCAATAGTAATGGTCTATGCAGATATACCTCCTTTTTATAAGCAAGGAATGAGATTGGATGTTAATGTTGCTGCTATTGGTGATTCTGATTCTTTAGAAAATGGTGTTTTAATTCAAACTCCGTTGTATGGGGCTGATAATAGAGTCTATGCAGTTGCTCAAGGAAATGTTCTAACAGGTGGGGCAAATATAAATAATAGTTCAAATTTACAAGACAAATACCAAGTTGTTGGCTCAATTCCTGAAGGTGCAATAATAGAAAGGGAGATTCCTTCAAATATTATCGACGAAGACAGTGTTACCCTTAATTTAAAAGCACCTGACTTCACAACTGCTTCAAGAGTTGCCATGGCAATAAATAATACTTTATCCAGAGATATTTCCAAAGCACAAGACGCTGCTTCGATTAAAGTTGAAATACCGGCAATGTTCAAAGATGATGTCATTTCTTTTTTAGCTATGCTTGAAGAAATCGAAGTTAAACCTGATCAAGCATCAAAAATTATCATCAACCAAAGAACTGGAACAGTAGTTCTTGGGGGAAATATAGAGATAGAAGATTTCACGGTTAGCTATGGAAATTTTGTTATAAGTGTTGAAAATGGAAAAATTGGAGAACAAAAAGCAAATATCCAAAATTTAATCCAAGCTTTAAAAGCTGCAGGCGCTCTTCCGCAAGATATAATTTCTATTATAGAAGCAATAGAACCACATATATATGCTGAAATAGTGGTGATGTAG
- a CDS encoding flagellar basal body L-ring protein FlgH, which translates to MIFSGSLWNEDNKSIYTYNTNYEVGDTITVQVLENPNFSISDDVNDYKGASLDTLGSVFNTLGGIDLKNFLPLGSTNPNDLNVQNKTEESSSQANVSLLISSIITEKQDGLYKLRGEKELKVGNKRQKMIIEGFISENSIDRSGVVNSADIANAKIWYDGDIVFQQDPSEPSWTSWLLSGISNVFF; encoded by the coding sequence ATGATTTTTTCAGGATCACTTTGGAATGAAGATAATAAATCTATTTATACATACAACACAAATTATGAAGTTGGAGACACTATAACTGTGCAAGTATTAGAAAACCCAAATTTTTCTATAAGCGACGATGTTAATGATTATAAAGGAGCTTCTTTAGATACACTTGGTTCTGTTTTTAACACTTTGGGAGGCATAGATTTAAAAAACTTTTTGCCTTTGGGCTCAACTAATCCAAATGATTTAAATGTTCAAAATAAAACCGAAGAATCTTCTTCACAGGCAAATGTCAGCCTATTAATATCATCAATAATCACAGAAAAACAAGATGGTTTATACAAATTAAGAGGCGAAAAAGAATTGAAAGTAGGGAATAAAAGACAAAAAATGATTATTGAAGGATTTATATCGGAAAATTCAATAGATAGATCTGGAGTTGTAAATTCTGCTGATATAGCAAATGCAAAAATTTGGTATGATGGTGATATCGTTTTTCAACAGGATCCTTCAGAACCATCTTGGACTTCTTGGCTTTTATCAGGTATATCTAACGTATTTTTTTGA
- the flgA gene encoding flagellar basal body P-ring formation chaperone FlgA, which yields MKNKLMILVFLISLIFIFSNTFIIESSVITNDNRLSLKDFFSDIPFDRTITFLNTQEVKYSKDQLTNLITPFLNIYYDDYDLQFESEEILIKRGNNETYENFYDFKPFLNSFMQREYPNLTIIGYENLPNVFDVSEIKVVNSFLNKDNVFISLKYKTEDIYKFSSIKIIVEKLESVLISKDIISTGEKLTTENTYEATINILKFNFETVSNGDIFLEKYESTKIFHKDEPINKTYLKMIPDVFKGEVVNIFVNIGGISIHTLGKATENGTYEHNITVKNIETGKMVSGILKKGPSVFVNLGGE from the coding sequence TTGAAAAATAAATTAATGATATTAGTCTTTCTGATATCTCTAATATTTATTTTCTCAAACACATTTATAATAGAAAGTTCTGTTATAACAAACGACAATAGGCTGTCTCTAAAAGATTTTTTCTCTGATATTCCTTTTGATAGAACTATCACATTTTTGAATACTCAAGAGGTAAAATATTCTAAAGATCAGTTAACAAATCTTATAACACCCTTTCTAAACATTTATTATGATGATTATGATTTGCAATTTGAGTCAGAGGAAATCTTAATAAAAAGGGGAAATAATGAAACTTATGAAAATTTTTATGATTTTAAACCTTTTTTGAATTCTTTTATGCAAAGAGAATATCCAAATTTAACGATAATTGGTTATGAAAATTTACCCAATGTATTTGATGTGAGTGAAATAAAAGTAGTCAACAGTTTTTTGAATAAAGATAATGTTTTTATTTCTCTAAAATATAAAACAGAAGATATTTATAAATTTTCTTCTATAAAAATCATTGTTGAAAAGCTTGAATCTGTTTTAATTTCAAAAGATATTATATCAACAGGTGAAAAGCTCACTACAGAGAACACTTACGAAGCTACAATAAACATTCTTAAATTTAATTTTGAAACAGTATCAAACGGGGATATTTTTCTTGAAAAATATGAATCAACAAAAATTTTCCATAAAGATGAACCGATAAACAAAACATATTTAAAAATGATCCCAGATGTTTTTAAAGGCGAAGTGGTAAATATTTTTGTCAATATTGGTGGTATTAGCATACATACATTAGGTAAAGCAACAGAAAATGGAACATACGAGCATAATATAACTGTAAAAAATATAGAAACTGGTAAAATGGTTTCTGGAATTTTGAAAAAAGGTCCCTCAGTTTTTGTAAACTTGGGAGGTGAGTGA
- the flgG gene encoding flagellar basal-body rod protein FlgG, with protein sequence MLVSLYSAATGMNAEQTKLDIISNNLSNVDTTGYKRQRAEFQDLLYQSVREAGTPTAQNSTLPTGLYIGHGTRLAATNRIFTIGNIEETGVSTDMAIMGDGFFQVQMQDGRIAYTRDGSFKRDADGRLVTSNGLLMVPNMVIPENATGINISTDGIVSVELADGNIQNLGNISLVRFSNPSGLKPLGDNLYAQTPASGDPVEGIPDQDGFGGIRQSYLEKSNVEVVKEMVNMIVAQRAYDINSKSITTSDQMLQTVSNLKR encoded by the coding sequence ATGCTAGTATCTCTTTATAGTGCTGCAACTGGTATGAATGCAGAACAAACAAAATTGGATATCATATCAAATAATTTATCAAATGTTGATACAACAGGTTACAAAAGACAAAGAGCCGAATTTCAAGATTTATTATATCAATCTGTTAGAGAGGCTGGAACTCCAACAGCTCAAAATTCTACCTTACCAACAGGCCTTTATATTGGTCATGGTACGAGATTAGCTGCTACCAATAGAATTTTTACAATAGGGAACATCGAAGAAACAGGTGTATCCACTGATATGGCAATAATGGGTGACGGTTTCTTTCAAGTTCAAATGCAAGATGGAAGAATTGCTTATACAAGAGATGGCTCTTTTAAAAGAGATGCTGATGGTAGACTTGTAACCAGCAATGGTTTGTTAATGGTTCCAAATATGGTCATCCCAGAAAATGCCACAGGAATAAATATTTCAACAGACGGAATTGTAAGTGTTGAATTAGCCGATGGAAACATACAAAACCTTGGGAATATAAGTCTTGTAAGGTTTTCTAATCCATCTGGTTTAAAACCTTTAGGCGATAACTTATACGCTCAAACTCCTGCTTCTGGTGATCCTGTAGAAGGAATACCAGACCAAGATGGTTTTGGTGGAATAAGACAAAGTTATTTGGAAAAGTCAAATGTAGAAGTTGTAAAAGAAATGGTAAATATGATAGTTGCTCAAAGAGCTTATGACATTAATTCAAAATCAATCACAACATCAGATCAGATGCTACAAACTGTTTCCAACTTAAAAAGATAA
- a CDS encoding flagellar hook-basal body protein — MRGIYFAGNGMLNSLADLNTISNNLANVDTTGYKKDINSFRAVYEREISSYNQKKQKLETLGNLYAGTVLDDISPTFSQGEIVDTGNKYDFAIEGKGFFKVERDGEFFYTRNGEFKRNSEGYLVNNSGDYILNVDNERIEVNEDFFVNGNGNINNTNEYINVVDLENHTKHGYTLFQGDEIEAQDFTLRQYSIEKSNVNALNEMVNLINANRKFDILQKAVTSNDGLNAKISEIAQNI, encoded by the coding sequence ATGAGAGGAATTTATTTTGCTGGAAATGGCATGCTGAACTCATTAGCAGATCTAAATACAATATCAAATAACTTAGCTAATGTTGATACAACTGGGTATAAAAAAGATATTAATTCTTTTAGAGCTGTTTATGAAAGAGAAATAAGTTCTTATAACCAAAAAAAGCAAAAACTTGAAACCTTAGGTAATCTCTACGCAGGAACTGTTTTAGATGATATTTCTCCAACTTTTTCTCAAGGAGAAATAGTTGATACTGGTAACAAATATGATTTTGCCATAGAAGGCAAGGGGTTTTTCAAAGTTGAAAGAGATGGAGAATTTTTTTACACCAGAAATGGAGAATTTAAAAGAAATTCAGAAGGATACCTTGTAAACAATTCAGGAGATTACATTTTAAATGTAGATAATGAAAGAATCGAAGTAAACGAAGATTTTTTTGTTAACGGAAATGGAAACATAAACAATACTAATGAATATATTAATGTAGTAGACTTAGAAAACCACACAAAACATGGTTATACACTGTTTCAGGGAGATGAAATTGAAGCTCAAGATTTTACATTGAGACAATATTCAATAGAAAAATCTAATGTAAACGCCCTAAATGAAATGGTTAATTTGATTAATGCAAATAGAAAATTCGATATTTTACAGAAAGCTGTAACTTCTAATGATGGTTTAAACGCAAAAATAAGCGAAATTGCTCAAAATATTTAA
- a CDS encoding rod shape-determining protein, with the protein MSRHDLGIDLGTATFVVYQRGVGIIIEEPSVVAVDKKKKKIIAIGTEAKNMIGKTPDQIQVIRPVQDGVITNPMIIEEVLRFFFKKAKKGVSFSKPKLIIGIPALTTDVERRAVKEAAQRVGASKVYLVSEPLAAAIGSNMKITEPNGHMVVDIGGGTTDISVISLGGSVKSESIKTAGEAMDQEIVKFIKKHYRFLIGDSTAERIKIQIGKAYENEEDIEVDIKGQDIKTGLPSTIKINSTDIYNAIKPVLNEIILKIKNVLEQTPPELAADVSQNGIVLVGGASRIRGLDKLITEKISVDTSVSEDPHLSCAKGTGILLEDVELLNRVNVE; encoded by the coding sequence ATGTCAAGACATGATTTAGGCATTGATCTTGGAACAGCAACTTTCGTTGTATATCAAAGAGGTGTAGGAATAATAATAGAAGAGCCTTCAGTTGTTGCAGTAGATAAAAAAAAGAAAAAAATAATAGCTATAGGTACAGAAGCTAAAAATATGATTGGTAAAACACCCGATCAAATACAAGTCATAAGACCTGTTCAAGATGGTGTAATCACAAACCCTATGATAATAGAAGAAGTTTTAAGATTTTTCTTCAAGAAAGCCAAAAAAGGAGTTAGTTTTTCCAAACCAAAATTGATAATAGGTATTCCTGCTTTAACTACTGATGTTGAAAGAAGAGCTGTAAAAGAAGCTGCTCAAAGAGTTGGCGCATCAAAAGTTTATTTAGTTTCAGAACCATTAGCTGCAGCTATAGGTTCTAACATGAAGATAACAGAACCTAACGGTCATATGGTTGTAGATATTGGTGGTGGGACCACCGATATTTCAGTGATTTCCTTGGGTGGCAGTGTTAAATCAGAATCAATAAAAACTGCTGGAGAAGCTATGGATCAAGAAATAGTAAAATTTATAAAAAAACATTATAGATTCCTGATTGGAGACTCTACTGCTGAAAGAATAAAAATTCAAATAGGTAAAGCTTATGAAAATGAAGAAGACATAGAGGTGGATATAAAAGGTCAAGATATAAAAACAGGTTTACCTTCTACAATAAAAATAAATTCAACAGATATATATAATGCTATAAAACCTGTTTTAAACGAAATAATATTAAAGATTAAAAATGTATTAGAACAAACTCCCCCTGAATTGGCTGCAGATGTTAGCCAAAATGGAATTGTTTTGGTAGGTGGAGCTTCAAGAATTAGAGGTTTAGATAAATTAATAACTGAGAAAATATCTGTAGATACTAGTGTTTCAGAAGATCCTCATCTATCTTGTGCAAAAGGAACAGGAATTTTGCTTGAAGATGTAGAATTATTAAACAGAGTCAATGTTGAATAA
- the ruvX gene encoding Holliday junction resolvase RuvX, producing MNYFGIDYGDKKCGIAKANEIIKIASPYTTVDRKDLISFFDKELNKDDVIVFGLPKSMSFNYSKQSFKTIDKAIEIKKKFSNNLFLVDERLTTQSLYNEMKGKVNSKKIKKTKDQNSAVLILSIYLNNPNIGYKLSKKEIYTVDKSKFSNKNVLVENIALKNPKNDFSYEIKDPWLFWYYFNRNIISEYSYKNKDTFDVILNSENINDFIK from the coding sequence ATGAATTACTTTGGAATTGATTATGGAGATAAAAAATGCGGGATTGCAAAAGCAAATGAAATTATTAAAATTGCATCTCCGTATACAACAGTTGATAGGAAAGATTTGATTTCATTTTTTGATAAAGAACTTAATAAAGATGATGTTATTGTTTTTGGATTACCTAAATCAATGTCTTTTAATTATTCGAAGCAAAGCTTTAAAACAATAGATAAAGCCATAGAAATAAAAAAGAAATTCTCAAATAATTTATTTTTAGTGGATGAAAGGCTTACTACTCAGTCATTATACAATGAGATGAAAGGAAAAGTAAATTCCAAAAAGATTAAAAAAACAAAGGATCAAAACAGTGCCGTGTTGATCCTTTCAATTTATTTAAATAACCCTAATATAGGATATAAACTAAGCAAAAAAGAAATATATACAGTGGATAAATCCAAATTTTCTAACAAAAATGTTTTAGTTGAAAACATAGCATTGAAAAATCCGAAAAATGATTTTAGTTACGAAATAAAAGATCCGTGGTTGTTTTGGTATTATTTTAATAGAAATATAATATCAGAATACAGTTATAAAAACAAAGATACATTTGATGTTATACTAAATTCAGAAAACATAAATGATTTTATAAAATAA